The following proteins come from a genomic window of Malus domestica chromosome 02, GDT2T_hap1:
- the LOC103454020 gene encoding eukaryotic translation initiation factor 3 subunit K-like produces the protein MGREVPQQQQQQQVALAVEQLLAVNPYNPDILPDLENYVNEQVSSQTYSLDANLCLLRLYQFEPDRMSTQIVARILVKALMAMPSPDFSLCLFLIPERVQMEEQFKTLIVLSHYLETGRFSQFWDEASKNRHIVEAVPGFEQAIQDYAVHVLSLTYQRVPRSVLAEAINIEGLALDKFLEHHVANSGWILEKGQGRGQLIVLPRNEFNHPELKKNTDDGIPLEHVARIFPILG, from the exons ATGGGAAGAGAGGTTCCacagcaacagcagcagcagcaggtgGCGCTCGCTGTGGAGCAGCTGCTCGCCGTGAATCCGTACAACCCTGACATCCTTCCCGATCTCGAAAACTACGTCAACGAGCAG GTTTCTTCGCAAACCTACAGTCTCGATGCCAATCTCTGCCTTCTTCGCCTCTATCAG TTTGAGCCGGACCGTATGAGCACCCAAATTGTTGCCCGCATCTTGGTTAAG GCATTGATGGCAATGCCCTCTCCTGATTTCAGCCTCTGCCTCTTCTTAATTCCCGAAAGAGTG CAAATGGAGGAGCAGTTCAAGACGCTAATTGTTCTATCTCACTACTTGGAG ACTGGACGATTCAGTCAATTCTGGGATGAAGCATCCAAGAATCGTCACATAGTTGAAGCTGTTCCAG gttttgagcaagcaatccaAGACTATGCAGTTCATGTTCTTTCCTTGACATACCAGAGGGTTCCCAGATCTGTGCTTGCTGag GCTATCAACATCGAAGGTTTAGCCCTGGACAAGTTCCTTGAGCACCATGTAGCTAATAGTGGTTGGATTCTTGAGAAAGGTCAAGGCAGGGGTCAACTCATTGTTTTACCTCGAAATGAATTTAACCATCCTGAGCTGAAGAAAAACACTGACGATGGCATCCCATTAGAGCACGTGGCTCGCATCTTCCCCATTCTTGGTTGA